Below is a window of Nitrospinota bacterium DNA.
CAGGCGAAAAGCTTGTGGCCCACTGGCGGATGATCACCAAGGGGCGGCGCACGGAAGACGAGATGGCGGTTACGGTTGGCCAGTTTTTCGCCATGGGGGGCCTTTCGATGGACATGATCAAGGACGCTGCGATCTCATGCGTCGTGCCGCCCATACTCCCCGCGATAACCCGCTTTTGCGAAAGGTTCATCGGGCGCGATCCGCTGGTGATCGGGCCGGGGATAAAGACCGGCGTTTCCATAAACGTGGACAACCCGCGGGAGGTGGGGGCAGACAGGATAGCCAACGCCGCCGGGGCTCTGGTGAAATACGTCCCGCCGCTCATCATCGTGGACTTTGGGACGGCGATCACCGTGGACGCGGTGTCCGCCAAATCCGAATACATTG
It encodes the following:
- a CDS encoding type III pantothenate kinase, whose product is MKSHLLAIDIGNTNIVIGVYSGEKLVAHWRMITKGRRTEDEMAVTVGQFFAMGGLSMDMIKDAAISCVVPPILPAITRFCERFIGRDPLVIGPGIKTGVSINVDNPREVGADRIANAAGALVKYVPPLIIVDFGTAITVDAVSAKSEYIGGAIVPGVRLSLNALYHHAAKLPEVEFAEPPSVIGRNTIHSMQSGAFFGYASLVDGIVERMKPQLSPNAKVIATGGEAALVAPASKTIEAVEEHLTLEGLRAIYAKNRE